In Aquimarina sp. TRL1, a single window of DNA contains:
- a CDS encoding cytochrome-c peroxidase, whose product MFLTACKQSPEKTEAIPPEVLSKNKFTRDITLAIQYLDSIIIDSTNAKKHFLTSRKYFKYMEPLLASLDEENYNFLNQPNILKIEEEDYTDIKIKSPGGYQVIEETLFADTLIPDAITRHTTLAKNRLKLVKKNISFKHIKPYHFLWMFRKGIHRVALTGITGFDSPVLENSLFDAQSVYTSLKEYLSFYKTEFQEIQLYQAWNREIDQTILSLQGDFNDFDRYHFIKNHTHPQMELWKNTVTDWHVTFPFELAIKNEATSLFSNSTFNTNYFSDRNSGAITKEKIALGKKLFNDTNLSANQKISCATCHLKEKGFTDGLKTPKGLTRNSPTLLYASLQKAFFYDKRAGSLEGQIVSVVNNKNEFHTNLLALETVIKTDSSYRKQFADAYSGQDISEKQIRNAIANYIRSLTPFNSKFDNNINGLENTLTASEINGFNLFNGKAKCATCHFPPLFNGTVPPNYKESEIELLGVPSTNDTINAMISDDLGRYYVYKTPERKHFFKTSTVRNVSKTAPYMHNGVYTTLEEVIDFYNRGGGSGIGIHQEYQTLPSDPLHLNQQEINDLIAFMNALEDH is encoded by the coding sequence ATGTTCCTTACTGCCTGTAAGCAATCTCCTGAGAAAACAGAAGCCATCCCTCCTGAGGTTTTATCCAAAAACAAATTTACAAGAGATATTACCCTGGCTATTCAATACCTGGATAGTATTATTATTGATAGTACAAATGCGAAAAAACACTTTCTAACATCCAGAAAGTATTTTAAATACATGGAACCTCTTCTAGCATCACTGGATGAAGAAAATTATAATTTTCTCAATCAGCCAAATATTTTAAAAATTGAAGAAGAAGACTATACAGACATCAAAATTAAATCTCCGGGTGGTTATCAAGTGATCGAAGAAACATTATTCGCTGACACACTGATTCCTGATGCTATTACCCGGCATACAACTCTTGCTAAAAACAGACTAAAACTGGTAAAAAAGAATATTTCTTTCAAACATATAAAACCATATCATTTTTTATGGATGTTTCGAAAAGGAATTCACCGGGTAGCACTTACAGGAATCACCGGTTTTGACTCTCCTGTGTTAGAAAATTCGCTCTTCGACGCTCAATCCGTCTATACTAGTCTTAAGGAATACTTATCATTTTATAAAACTGAATTCCAGGAGATTCAATTATACCAAGCATGGAATCGAGAAATTGATCAAACTATTCTTAGCTTACAGGGTGACTTTAACGATTTTGACAGGTATCATTTTATCAAAAATCATACACACCCGCAAATGGAACTTTGGAAGAACACTGTTACAGATTGGCATGTTACTTTTCCTTTTGAACTTGCTATTAAAAATGAAGCGACTTCTCTTTTTTCTAATTCGACATTCAATACGAATTATTTCTCTGACAGAAATTCAGGAGCAATCACTAAAGAAAAAATAGCTTTAGGAAAAAAATTGTTTAATGATACTAATCTAAGTGCCAATCAGAAAATCAGTTGTGCTACTTGTCATCTAAAAGAAAAGGGGTTTACAGATGGTCTGAAAACACCAAAAGGATTAACCAGAAATAGTCCTACCCTGCTATATGCTTCCCTACAAAAAGCTTTTTTTTATGACAAAAGAGCCGGAAGCTTAGAAGGACAAATTGTTTCGGTAGTAAACAATAAAAATGAATTTCATACAAACCTTCTGGCATTAGAAACTGTAATTAAAACTGATAGTTCTTATAGAAAGCAATTTGCTGATGCATATTCAGGACAAGATATCTCAGAAAAGCAGATCAGAAATGCCATTGCAAACTATATAAGAAGCCTGACTCCTTTTAATTCTAAATTCGATAATAACATCAATGGTTTGGAAAATACACTAACCGCAAGTGAGATTAATGGTTTTAACCTGTTTAACGGAAAAGCTAAATGTGCTACTTGTCATTTCCCACCTTTATTTAATGGTACCGTCCCTCCTAATTATAAAGAATCCGAAATAGAACTATTAGGTGTTCCCTCTACAAATGATACTATAAATGCTATGATCAGTGACGATCTGGGCAGATATTATGTATATAAAACTCCCGAACGAAAACACTTTTTCAAAACCTCTACAGTAAGAAATGTCAGTAAAACGGCTCCCTACATGCATAATGGAGTATATACAACTCTGGAAGAAGTAATTGATTTTTATAATCGTGGCGGGGGAAGTGGTATTGGAATCCATCAGGAGTACCAAACCCTCCCTTCTGATCCTTTACACCTCAATCAACAGGAAATTAATGATCTCATTGCATTTATGAATGCATTGGAGGATCACTAA
- a CDS encoding alkaline phosphatase PhoX, which yields MKNYLQVTTLAFLSLCASCNKDDDQANNSSRGEAIELKSHSKSPSFLKKMSGFEDVEVYTLLSSEDTYIPNFTYGSMADGAGLLYNEDETYTLINNIEADYAIARITLDKTFKPIKGEHILNAIATAETAQCSGSMISLEEHGFGPLYLSGGEWGGSSKGVFATNPFKAATAASSPKMLTAMGQWSTENAVAIGQDAYPGKTVVFIGDDHSDNEVPSGQLGMYVGDKGELENGKLYGLKVIAPGITYEMDMKEGTSYDIEFVELKEKEVSLLDAEAKEKGVMGFSRLEDIDWRRGSAANNREVYFCVTGRDKPGLVGKGSRSGRVYKVVLNENDPTKAGKITCILDGDKTDGKAGEFHSPDNILVTENYLYIQEDPNGIQDFKPAANHYARLYQYGINTGQLKPVFECDQVAAAAAGYGNTEKAWEITGMIDISDIIDVKETFLLITQNHGWEKADGTPFTDPTANPNIAESRKEGSTLYIIKGLDR from the coding sequence ATGAAAAATTACTTACAAGTAACTACACTAGCTTTTCTATCACTATGCGCATCATGTAACAAAGATGATGATCAGGCAAATAACTCTTCCAGAGGAGAAGCTATAGAATTAAAAAGTCACTCAAAATCTCCTTCGTTTTTAAAAAAAATGTCAGGATTTGAAGATGTCGAAGTATATACTCTTTTATCATCAGAAGATACCTATATTCCTAATTTCACCTATGGATCTATGGCCGATGGTGCGGGCTTATTATATAATGAAGATGAGACATATACTTTAATAAATAATATAGAAGCTGATTATGCCATTGCCAGAATCACACTGGATAAAACCTTTAAACCAATCAAAGGAGAACATATCCTTAATGCAATTGCTACTGCTGAGACAGCTCAATGTTCCGGATCTATGATCTCTTTGGAGGAACACGGTTTTGGTCCGCTATATTTATCAGGAGGTGAATGGGGAGGTTCTTCCAAAGGGGTATTTGCTACCAATCCATTTAAAGCTGCTACTGCTGCCAGCTCCCCAAAAATGTTAACTGCTATGGGACAGTGGTCCACTGAAAATGCCGTAGCAATCGGGCAAGATGCATATCCGGGAAAAACAGTTGTATTCATAGGAGATGATCACTCTGATAATGAAGTCCCTTCCGGACAATTAGGTATGTACGTAGGAGATAAAGGAGAACTGGAAAATGGAAAACTATACGGTCTAAAAGTAATCGCTCCTGGAATCACCTATGAAATGGATATGAAAGAAGGAACCTCTTACGATATCGAGTTTGTAGAACTAAAAGAAAAAGAAGTAAGTCTTCTAGATGCAGAAGCCAAAGAAAAAGGAGTTATGGGATTCTCTAGATTAGAAGATATCGACTGGAGAAGAGGATCTGCAGCTAATAACAGAGAAGTTTATTTTTGTGTAACTGGAAGAGATAAACCTGGATTGGTAGGAAAAGGAAGTAGATCTGGTCGCGTATACAAAGTAGTTCTTAACGAAAATGACCCTACCAAAGCAGGGAAAATAACCTGCATTCTCGACGGGGATAAAACAGATGGAAAAGCTGGAGAGTTTCACAGTCCTGATAATATTCTTGTTACAGAAAATTACCTTTATATACAGGAAGATCCTAATGGAATTCAGGATTTCAAACCTGCTGCAAATCATTATGCCAGATTATATCAATACGGGATCAACACTGGTCAATTAAAACCTGTATTCGAATGTGATCAAGTAGCTGCTGCTGCTGCTGGATATGGAAATACTGAAAAAGCATGGGAAATAACAGGAATGATTGATATTTCTGATATTATCGATGTAAAAGAAACATTCTTGCTTATTACCCAGAATCACGGATGGGAAAAAGCAGATGGAACTCCATTTACAGATCCTACAGCCAATCCGAATATCGCTGAGAGTAGAAAAGAAGGTAGTACCCTATATATAATCAAAGGTTTAGATCGTTAA
- a CDS encoding TIGR02757 family protein, with protein MTKSEIKSFLNEKASFYEHPKFIETDPIQIPHLFSLKQDIEIAGFLTATISWGNRKSILTNAHKLMKLLGDSPYDFVMSHTQSQLEGLDGFVHRTFNSIDLAYFITALRHLYTIYDGLEPFFAIHAEKDTLQHAIHEFKKEFFSIPHPSRTQKHISDPHKNSAAKRINMFLRWMVRDAKAGVDLGIWNKISPAQLSCPLDVHSGNVARKLGLLKRKQNDGKALAELDQTLRKFDKNDPVKYDFALFGLGVFEKF; from the coding sequence TTGACAAAATCAGAAATAAAGAGCTTTTTAAACGAAAAAGCTTCCTTCTATGAACATCCTAAATTCATTGAAACTGACCCTATTCAAATTCCTCATTTGTTTTCTCTCAAACAAGATATCGAAATTGCAGGATTCCTGACTGCCACCATCTCCTGGGGGAATAGAAAAAGTATATTGACGAATGCTCATAAGCTAATGAAATTACTGGGAGATAGCCCGTATGATTTTGTTATGTCTCATACACAATCACAATTAGAAGGGTTGGATGGTTTTGTACACCGTACCTTTAACAGTATAGATCTTGCTTATTTTATTACTGCGCTAAGGCATCTTTATACCATATATGATGGATTGGAGCCTTTTTTTGCCATACATGCAGAAAAAGACACATTACAACATGCAATCCATGAATTCAAAAAAGAGTTTTTTAGCATCCCCCACCCCAGTAGAACACAAAAACACATTAGTGATCCTCATAAAAATTCTGCTGCTAAAAGAATCAATATGTTTCTCAGGTGGATGGTTAGAGACGCCAAAGCAGGAGTTGATCTCGGCATATGGAATAAAATCTCACCTGCGCAGCTATCCTGCCCTCTAGATGTACATTCTGGCAATGTTGCCAGAAAATTAGGACTTCTAAAAAGAAAGCAAAATGATGGGAAAGCGCTTGCTGAATTAGATCAAACACTACGGAAATTCGATAAAAATGATCCTGTGAAATATGATTTTGCGCTATTTGGTCTGGGAGTATTCGAAAAGTTTTAA